In one window of Thermodesulfobacteriota bacterium DNA:
- a CDS encoding roadblock/LC7 domain-containing protein, translated as MAVTAFYQEQLDRIDSILQKDLNNVDIHFVLLIDMSGHIIARWDNGSKGFDAYALAALAAGSFAAVKAMATIVGETDFPMLFHKGKKENIHFSLVGDKFLLITIFGNNMTLGLLRLIVSEAVNKIKKALTA; from the coding sequence ATGGCCGTTACCGCTTTTTACCAGGAACAACTGGACCGGATTGACAGCATCCTGCAGAAGGACCTGAATAATGTTGACATTCATTTTGTTCTGCTGATCGATATGTCAGGCCATATCATTGCCCGATGGGATAACGGCAGCAAAGGGTTTGATGCCTATGCCCTGGCGGCCCTGGCAGCGGGAAGCTTCGCGGCGGTAAAGGCCATGGCGACCATCGTGGGGGAAACGGATTTTCCCATGCTGTTCCATAAGGGGAAAAAGGAAAATATTCACTTCAGCCTGGTCGGCGACAAATTTCTTCTCATCACGATCTTCGGAAACAACATGACGCTGGGCTTGCTGCGGCTGATTGTGAGCGAGGCGGTGAACAAAATCAAGAAAGCGCTGACAGCCTGA